One part of the Mycolicibacterium aromaticivorans JS19b1 = JCM 16368 genome encodes these proteins:
- a CDS encoding glycoside hydrolase family 65 protein — translation MISGEAFPIEPWQVRETHLDLDQLAQSESLFALSNGHIGFRGNLDEGEPFGIPGTYLNSFYETRPLPYAESGFGYPEDGQTIVDVTNGKILRLLVDDEPLDVRYGDLDEHVRILDLRAGTLTRRVLWRSPAGKQIRIVSTRLVSLVQRSVAAIEYVVEAIDEFTRVTVQSELVANEDQPEQSGDPRVSAVLKHPLEAIQHEVSEEGSLLVHRTKASKLMMAAAMDHLVEVPGRVEIDAIAHQDIARTTVICGLRPGQKLRIVKFLAYGWSSLRSRPALRDQVAGALAGARYTGWEGLVQTQRDYLDEFWDCADVEVEGDPDVQQAVRFGLFHVVQASVRAERRAIPGKGLTGPGYDGHAFWDTEGFVLPVLTYTKPEAAADALRWRSSILDLAKKRAEQLDLQGAAFPWRTIRGEECSAYWPAGTAAWHVNADIAMAFERYRTVTGDHSLESDCGLAVLVETARLWMSLGHHDRDGVWHLDGVTGPDEYTAVVRDNVFTNLMAAHNLRTAADACNRNAETAYEMGVSTEETAAWRNAADSAHIPYDDQLGVHQQCEGFTRLREWDFTDDTVYPLLLHQPYVRLYPSQVIKQADLVLAMQWQSHAFTDEQKARNVDYYERRTVRDSSLSACTQAVMCADVGHLELAHDYTQEAALIDLRDLHHNTRDGLHMASLAGTWTALVAGFGGLRDDEHILSLDPALPEEITRLKFGLHWRKYRLTADVSHEEVTYTLRDGPDGQLMIRHAGDELTLTTRNTTTVPLRPRKALLPTPEQPPGRAPRRHITQ, via the coding sequence ATGATCAGCGGCGAAGCGTTCCCCATCGAGCCCTGGCAGGTGCGGGAAACCCATCTGGATCTCGACCAATTGGCACAATCGGAGTCGTTGTTCGCGTTGTCGAACGGACACATCGGCTTTCGCGGCAATCTCGACGAAGGGGAACCGTTCGGGATCCCGGGGACGTATCTGAACTCCTTCTACGAGACCCGGCCGCTGCCCTACGCCGAATCCGGCTTCGGTTACCCCGAGGACGGCCAGACGATCGTCGACGTCACCAACGGCAAGATTCTGCGACTCCTCGTCGACGACGAGCCCCTCGACGTGCGATACGGCGACCTCGACGAGCACGTGCGGATCCTCGATCTGCGCGCGGGAACGCTGACTCGCCGCGTGCTCTGGCGATCACCAGCGGGCAAGCAGATCCGAATCGTGTCGACGCGACTGGTGTCGCTGGTCCAGCGCTCGGTCGCGGCGATCGAGTATGTGGTCGAGGCGATCGACGAATTCACCCGTGTGACTGTGCAATCCGAACTGGTGGCCAACGAGGACCAACCGGAACAGTCCGGCGATCCGCGGGTGTCGGCGGTACTGAAGCATCCGTTGGAGGCAATTCAGCACGAGGTCTCCGAAGAGGGTTCGCTACTGGTGCACCGCACCAAAGCGAGCAAGCTGATGATGGCTGCCGCGATGGACCATCTGGTCGAGGTCCCCGGCCGGGTGGAGATCGACGCCATCGCTCACCAGGACATCGCGCGCACCACCGTCATCTGCGGGCTCCGACCCGGCCAGAAACTACGGATCGTCAAATTCTTGGCCTACGGCTGGTCGAGCCTGCGGTCACGCCCTGCGCTGCGAGACCAGGTGGCCGGCGCGCTCGCCGGGGCGCGCTACACCGGCTGGGAAGGTCTGGTGCAGACGCAGCGGGACTACCTCGACGAGTTCTGGGACTGCGCCGACGTCGAAGTCGAGGGCGATCCGGACGTGCAGCAGGCAGTACGGTTCGGCCTGTTCCACGTGGTCCAGGCCAGTGTCCGCGCCGAACGCCGGGCGATCCCCGGCAAGGGCTTGACCGGGCCGGGCTACGACGGCCACGCATTCTGGGACACAGAGGGTTTCGTGCTGCCCGTGCTGACCTACACCAAACCCGAGGCGGCCGCCGACGCGCTGCGCTGGCGTTCCTCGATCCTCGATCTGGCCAAGAAGCGTGCCGAGCAGTTGGACCTGCAGGGTGCGGCGTTCCCGTGGCGGACGATTCGCGGCGAAGAGTGTTCGGCCTACTGGCCGGCGGGGACCGCGGCGTGGCACGTCAACGCCGACATCGCCATGGCGTTCGAACGCTATCGGACGGTCACCGGCGACCACTCACTGGAAAGCGATTGCGGACTGGCGGTTCTCGTCGAGACCGCCCGGCTCTGGATGTCGCTGGGACACCACGACCGCGACGGCGTCTGGCACCTCGACGGGGTCACCGGACCCGATGAGTACACCGCGGTGGTGCGCGACAACGTGTTCACCAATCTCATGGCCGCACACAACCTTCGGACGGCCGCCGACGCCTGCAACCGCAATGCCGAAACGGCCTACGAGATGGGCGTCAGCACCGAGGAGACGGCAGCATGGCGCAATGCCGCCGACAGCGCCCATATCCCATACGACGACCAGCTCGGCGTACACCAGCAATGCGAAGGTTTCACCCGGCTGCGGGAGTGGGACTTCACCGACGACACCGTCTACCCGCTGCTGCTGCACCAACCCTACGTCCGGCTGTACCCATCCCAGGTGATCAAGCAGGCCGACCTGGTGCTGGCGATGCAGTGGCAGAGTCATGCGTTCACCGACGAGCAGAAGGCCCGCAACGTCGACTACTACGAGCGCCGCACGGTGCGCGACTCGTCACTGTCGGCCTGTACCCAGGCCGTCATGTGCGCCGACGTCGGGCATCTGGAGCTGGCCCACGACTACACCCAGGAAGCGGCGCTGATCGATCTCCGGGATCTGCACCACAACACCCGCGACGGTCTCCACATGGCGTCGCTTGCCGGAACCTGGACCGCACTGGTCGCCGGCTTCGGTGGCCTTCGCGACGACGAACACATCCTGTCGCTGGATCCTGCTCTGCCCGAAGAGATCACCCGGCTGAAATTCGGGCTGCACTGGCGCAAGTACCGGCTCACCGCCGATGTCAGCCACGAGGAGGTCACCTACACGCTGCGCGACGGGCCCGACGGGCAGCTCATGATCCGGCACGCCGGCGACGAGCTGACCTTGACCACCCGCAACACCACAACGGTGCCGCTGCGGCCTCGCAAAGCCCTGCTCCCCACTCCTGAGCAGCCGCCGGGACGTGCGCCGCGCAGGCACATCACGCAGTGA
- a CDS encoding WhiB family transcriptional regulator encodes MPQPQQLPGPNADIWDWQMQGVCRGVDSSMFFHPDGERGRARAQREMRAKEMCRSCPVIAQCRSHALAVAEPYGIWGGLSEAERELLLKRGIRRTA; translated from the coding sequence ATGCCACAGCCGCAGCAGCTACCTGGCCCGAACGCAGACATCTGGGATTGGCAGATGCAGGGCGTCTGCCGAGGTGTCGATTCGTCGATGTTCTTCCACCCCGACGGGGAACGTGGCCGCGCCCGCGCCCAGCGTGAGATGCGCGCCAAGGAAATGTGCCGGAGTTGCCCGGTGATTGCCCAATGCCGTTCACATGCGCTGGCTGTCGCCGAGCCGTACGGCATCTGGGGAGGATTGAGCGAAGCGGAACGCGAGTTGTTGCTCAAGCGCGGAATTCGCCGGACCGCCTGA
- a CDS encoding SDR family oxidoreductase: MRIAVAGATGNIGARTVAALERDGHDVVRISRSDGVDLITGEGLDAALKGVDAVVDAISAPPMGVDETREYFATTTTNLLAAEQRAGVRHHVLLSIVGIHRQEAGTAHHMGKVAQEQLIEAGSVPWTIVPATQFHDFAAMVAGWSEHDGVAFIPPLLVQPIAPDDIAAVLAEIAGGEPQGRHVDVAGPETQDLVDMARRTHAVHGKSVKLVPTWEGPQGVEFAGNVLLPGDGARIAPTTFEQWLAAGAQ, translated from the coding sequence ATGCGTATCGCGGTAGCAGGCGCAACCGGCAACATCGGTGCTCGCACCGTCGCGGCCCTGGAGCGCGACGGGCATGACGTCGTGCGGATCAGCCGGTCCGATGGTGTCGACCTGATCACCGGCGAGGGCCTGGATGCGGCGCTGAAGGGGGTCGACGCTGTGGTCGACGCCATCAGCGCGCCGCCAATGGGTGTGGACGAGACCCGTGAGTATTTCGCAACCACGACGACAAACCTGCTCGCAGCCGAGCAACGCGCCGGCGTGCGTCATCACGTGCTTCTGTCGATCGTCGGGATCCACCGGCAAGAAGCCGGAACCGCCCATCACATGGGCAAGGTGGCGCAGGAACAGTTGATCGAGGCCGGCTCGGTTCCCTGGACGATCGTCCCGGCGACCCAGTTCCACGACTTCGCGGCGATGGTCGCCGGCTGGAGCGAGCACGACGGCGTCGCGTTCATCCCGCCGCTGCTCGTGCAGCCCATCGCACCGGACGACATCGCCGCCGTGCTCGCCGAGATCGCGGGCGGCGAGCCACAGGGCAGACACGTCGACGTCGCCGGCCCGGAAACTCAGGATCTGGTGGATATGGCCCGACGGACCCATGCCGTGCACGGCAAGTCGGTGAAGCTGGTTCCGACCTGGGAGGGTCCGCAGGGGGTCGAGTTCGCCGGCAATGTGCTTCTGCCCGGCGACGGCGCGCGGATCGCCCCGACGACGTTCGAACAGTGGCTGGCGGCAGGCGCTCAGTGA
- a CDS encoding anti-sigma-D factor RsdA translates to MPDFGRSSRNDEPSLDAILASERFIDALASGHPVAPQDRADAELADLLGGWRDEMRWPPATGLITERDAVTALRAGLAEKQSSGRSRRGLSIVGAAAAGVLALGGFGAVVAGAGPGDALYGLRSWLFGAPTQVRDDQVALASAKEQLQQVQQLVAQGDWQQAQAKLVEVNNQVSAVADQPEKQQVLEQWNQLSAKVVQKDPEATVPPGITYTVPASAAELVPAVITPTTGPEVPPTTVPGQPSITISTTPDGTGTLGPSTSDTPTSSVGQTDPSTTTTAPSTTTAAPTTTTQPTTTAPTTPTSATPTTTTTRLTTTTTTTTTLAGTTSSPSSAAQSPAAATTTAPAPQSPAAAATSSAVVEQSSAPVAPSAAATATATATAPQTIASIPSTAIQTPRMQSPGGVMTTTMMFPMPQAPALPQLPKLPSFGG, encoded by the coding sequence ATGCCTGACTTCGGACGTTCCTCCCGCAACGACGAGCCGTCGCTGGACGCCATTCTGGCCAGCGAGCGGTTCATCGACGCCTTGGCGTCGGGGCATCCGGTGGCGCCGCAAGATCGGGCCGACGCCGAGCTGGCCGACCTGCTGGGTGGATGGCGCGACGAAATGCGCTGGCCGCCGGCGACCGGCCTCATCACCGAGCGTGACGCCGTCACCGCACTGCGCGCCGGGCTGGCGGAGAAGCAGAGCAGCGGACGCAGCCGGCGCGGGTTGAGCATCGTCGGCGCGGCAGCCGCCGGTGTGCTTGCCCTCGGCGGTTTCGGTGCGGTCGTGGCCGGTGCCGGACCGGGAGATGCGCTCTACGGACTGCGGTCGTGGCTGTTCGGTGCGCCCACCCAGGTCCGCGACGACCAGGTGGCTCTGGCTTCGGCCAAGGAGCAGCTCCAGCAAGTGCAGCAGTTGGTCGCCCAGGGCGACTGGCAGCAGGCCCAGGCCAAGCTCGTGGAGGTCAACAACCAGGTGAGCGCGGTGGCCGACCAGCCGGAGAAGCAGCAGGTCCTCGAGCAGTGGAACCAGCTGTCGGCGAAGGTCGTGCAGAAGGATCCGGAGGCGACGGTGCCGCCCGGCATCACCTACACCGTGCCGGCGTCTGCCGCTGAGCTCGTCCCGGCCGTGATCACGCCGACCACCGGACCCGAGGTGCCGCCGACCACCGTTCCGGGTCAGCCGTCGATCACGATCTCGACGACACCCGACGGGACCGGCACGTTGGGCCCGTCGACGTCGGACACTCCGACCTCGTCGGTCGGGCAGACTGATCCGTCGACCACCACGACGGCTCCCTCGACGACGACCGCCGCGCCGACCACGACGACACAGCCGACCACGACGGCGCCCACGACGCCGACGAGCGCGACGCCGACCACGACCACGACCAGGTTGACGACGACGACCACCACCACCACCACGCTGGCCGGTACCACCTCGAGCCCCAGTTCGGCTGCCCAGTCGCCGGCCGCGGCGACAACCACCGCGCCGGCCCCGCAATCCCCTGCCGCGGCGGCGACATCGTCGGCCGTGGTCGAACAGTCCTCGGCGCCGGTGGCACCGTCAGCGGCGGCTACCGCGACCGCCACGGCGACGGCGCCTCAGACCATTGCGTCGATTCCGTCGACGGCGATCCAGACCCCGCGGATGCAGTCGCCGGGTGGTGTGATGACCACCACGATGATGTTCCCGATGCCGCAGGCGCCCGCGTTACCGCAATTGCCGAAGCTGCCCAGCTTCGGCGGGTAG
- a CDS encoding GuaB3 family IMP dehydrogenase-related protein produces MVEIGMGRTARRTYELDEINIVPSRRTRSSKDVSTAWQLDAYRFEIPVVAHPTDALVSVEFAIELGRLGGLGVLNGEGLIGRHADVEAKIREVIEAADKEPEPSAAIRLLQQLHAAPLDPELLGAAVSRIRDAGVTTAVRVSPQNAQALTPALVQAGIDLLVIQGTIISAERVASDGEPLNLKTFISELDIPVVAGGVLDHRTALHLMRTGAAGVIVGYGSTFGVTTSDEVLGISVPMATAIADAAAARREYLDETGGRYVHVLADGDIHTSGDLAKAIACGADAVVLGTPLAESAEALGDGWFWPVAAAHPSLPRGALLQIAAGERPSLDRVLNGPSDDPFGSLNLVGGLRRSMAKAGYCDLKEFQKVGLTVGR; encoded by the coding sequence ATGGTTGAAATCGGCATGGGCAGAACTGCCCGCCGCACGTACGAACTCGACGAGATCAACATCGTTCCGTCCCGGCGGACGCGGTCGTCGAAGGACGTCTCCACGGCGTGGCAGCTCGATGCCTACCGATTCGAGATCCCCGTCGTGGCTCATCCCACCGACGCGTTGGTGTCGGTGGAATTCGCCATCGAACTCGGCCGCCTCGGCGGCCTGGGTGTGCTCAACGGTGAAGGACTGATCGGCCGCCACGCCGACGTCGAGGCCAAGATCAGGGAGGTGATCGAGGCTGCCGACAAGGAGCCCGAGCCGTCCGCGGCGATCCGCCTGCTCCAACAGTTGCACGCCGCGCCGCTCGACCCCGAGCTCCTCGGTGCGGCGGTGTCCCGAATCCGCGACGCCGGCGTCACCACCGCGGTCCGGGTGAGCCCGCAGAACGCGCAGGCGCTGACGCCCGCACTGGTGCAGGCCGGCATCGACCTCCTGGTCATCCAGGGCACGATCATTTCCGCCGAGCGGGTGGCGTCCGATGGTGAGCCACTTAATTTGAAGACGTTCATCTCCGAGCTGGACATCCCCGTGGTGGCCGGCGGCGTGCTGGATCACCGCACGGCGCTGCATCTGATGCGTACTGGCGCCGCCGGCGTGATCGTGGGCTACGGCTCGACGTTCGGGGTGACCACCAGCGACGAGGTGCTGGGCATCAGCGTGCCGATGGCGACGGCCATCGCCGATGCGGCCGCGGCTCGGCGGGAGTACCTCGACGAGACCGGTGGGCGTTACGTCCACGTGCTGGCCGACGGCGACATTCACACCTCCGGTGACCTCGCCAAGGCGATCGCCTGCGGCGCCGATGCCGTCGTGCTCGGCACTCCGCTGGCCGAATCCGCCGAGGCCCTGGGCGATGGCTGGTTCTGGCCGGTGGCCGCGGCGCACCCGTCGCTGCCGCGCGGCGCCCTGCTGCAGATCGCCGCGGGGGAGCGGCCGTCGCTGGACCGGGTGCTCAACGGGCCTTCCGATGACCCGTTCGGCTCGCTCAACCTGGTCGGCGGCCTGCGCCGGTCGATGGCCAAGGCCGGGTATTGCGACCTCAAGGAGTTCCAGAAGGTCGGACTCACCGTCGGCCGCTGA
- a CDS encoding sigma-70 family RNA polymerase sigma factor, giving the protein MTIPGERLDAAVAEAVAGSRDALREVVETIRPIVVRYVRARLGATERVGLSADDVAQEVCLAAIQALPRYQDQGRPFLAFVYGIAAHKVADAHRASARNRSDPTDVVPERFSLDAGPEQMAMQSDSAARMTKLLQILPEKQREILMLRIVVGLSAEETADAVGSTPGAVRVAQHRALAKLKNEITAAGNGYA; this is encoded by the coding sequence ATGACAATTCCAGGAGAACGTCTCGACGCCGCCGTTGCTGAGGCAGTGGCCGGCAGCCGGGATGCCCTCCGGGAAGTTGTGGAGACCATCCGCCCCATCGTGGTCCGTTATGTCCGGGCTCGCCTCGGGGCCACGGAGCGGGTCGGTCTCTCCGCCGACGACGTCGCTCAGGAGGTTTGCTTGGCCGCCATCCAGGCGCTGCCGCGCTACCAGGATCAGGGTCGCCCCTTCCTGGCCTTCGTGTACGGCATCGCTGCCCATAAGGTCGCCGACGCGCATCGCGCTTCGGCCCGTAACCGATCCGATCCCACCGATGTGGTGCCGGAGCGGTTCTCGCTCGACGCAGGGCCCGAGCAGATGGCGATGCAGTCGGATTCCGCCGCGCGGATGACCAAGTTGCTGCAGATCCTGCCCGAGAAGCAGCGTGAGATCCTCATGCTGCGCATCGTGGTCGGGTTGTCCGCCGAGGAGACCGCCGACGCGGTCGGCAGCACACCCGGGGCGGTACGCGTCGCCCAGCACCGCGCGTTGGCGAAGCTCAAGAACGAGATCACCGCGGCAGGTAACGGCTATGCCTGA
- a CDS encoding DUF5319 domain-containing protein, protein MRDHLPPGLPPDPFADDPADPSAALDALEPGQPLDPQERAAVEADLADLAVYEALLAHRGIRGLVVCCDECQQDHYHDWDMLRANLLQLLVDGTVRPHEPAYDPEPDAYVTWDYCRGYADASLNEATSDYDGFR, encoded by the coding sequence GTGCGCGACCACCTCCCACCAGGCCTGCCACCAGATCCGTTCGCCGACGACCCCGCCGACCCGTCGGCCGCGTTGGATGCGCTGGAACCGGGTCAACCCCTGGATCCCCAGGAGCGCGCCGCGGTCGAGGCCGATCTGGCAGATCTGGCTGTGTACGAGGCCCTGCTGGCGCACCGCGGCATCCGCGGCCTGGTTGTCTGCTGTGACGAATGCCAGCAAGACCACTACCACGACTGGGATATGTTGCGCGCCAACCTACTTCAGTTGTTGGTCGACGGGACGGTCCGCCCGCACGAGCCCGCGTACGATCCCGAGCCGGACGCCTACGTCACGTGGGATTACTGCCGCGGATATGCCGACGCCTCACTCAACGAAGCCACCTCGGACTACGACGGCTTCCGCTGA
- the guaB gene encoding IMP dehydrogenase: MTIAEGSTGRIDGLTAHLNALLGESVPTGGDDPNKIAMLGLTFDDVLLLPAASDVVPATADTSSQLTKKIRLKVPLVSSAMDTVTEARMAIAMARQGGMGVLHRNLSITEQAGQVEMVKRSEAGMVTDPVTCSPDNTLAEVDAMCARFHISGLPVVDEKGSLVGIITNRDMRFEVDMNKPVAEVMTKAPLITAQEGVTADAALGLLRRNKIEKLPIVDGHGRLTGLITVKDFVKTEQHPLATKDSDGRLLVGAAVGVGDDAWDRAMALVDAGVDVLIVDTAHAHNRRVLDTVGKLKAEVGHRVEIVGGNVATRSGAAALVEAGADAVKVGVGPGSICTTRVVAGVGAPQITAILEATAVCRPAGVPVIADGGLQYSGDIAKALAAGASTAMLGSLLAGTAEAPGDLIFVNGKQFKSYRGMGSLGAMQGRGAAGSTGRSYSKDRYFQDDVLSEDKLVPEGIEGRVPFRGPLATVIHQLTGGLRAAMGYTGASGIEGLQHAQFVRITAAGLKESHPHDVTMTVEAPNYYAR; encoded by the coding sequence ATGACCATTGCCGAAGGCAGCACCGGCCGCATCGACGGCTTGACCGCGCATCTGAATGCCCTGCTGGGGGAATCGGTTCCCACCGGCGGTGACGACCCCAACAAGATCGCGATGCTGGGTCTGACATTCGACGATGTGCTGCTGCTGCCCGCCGCCTCCGACGTGGTGCCTGCCACCGCCGACACGTCGAGCCAGCTGACGAAGAAGATCCGGCTCAAGGTGCCGCTGGTCAGCTCGGCGATGGACACCGTGACCGAGGCCCGGATGGCGATCGCGATGGCGCGCCAGGGCGGTATGGGCGTACTGCACCGCAACCTGTCCATCACCGAGCAGGCCGGACAGGTGGAGATGGTCAAGCGCTCCGAGGCCGGCATGGTGACCGACCCCGTGACGTGCTCGCCGGACAACACGCTGGCCGAAGTCGACGCGATGTGCGCCCGATTCCATATCTCGGGCCTGCCGGTCGTCGACGAGAAGGGCTCACTTGTCGGCATCATCACCAACCGGGACATGCGCTTCGAAGTCGACATGAACAAGCCGGTCGCCGAAGTGATGACCAAGGCTCCGCTGATCACCGCCCAGGAGGGCGTGACCGCCGACGCCGCACTGGGTCTGTTGCGGCGCAACAAGATTGAGAAGCTGCCCATTGTCGACGGGCATGGCCGGCTCACCGGTCTGATCACCGTCAAGGACTTCGTCAAGACCGAGCAGCACCCGCTGGCCACCAAGGACAGTGACGGCCGACTGCTGGTCGGTGCGGCCGTCGGCGTCGGCGACGACGCGTGGGACCGGGCGATGGCCTTGGTCGACGCCGGAGTGGACGTGCTGATCGTCGACACCGCGCATGCCCACAACCGCCGGGTGCTCGACACCGTCGGCAAGCTCAAGGCCGAGGTGGGCCATCGGGTCGAGATCGTCGGCGGCAACGTCGCCACCCGCAGCGGCGCCGCGGCTCTGGTCGAGGCCGGCGCCGACGCGGTCAAGGTCGGGGTGGGCCCCGGATCGATCTGCACCACCCGGGTGGTCGCCGGCGTCGGAGCGCCACAAATCACGGCGATCCTCGAAGCCACGGCGGTGTGCAGGCCGGCCGGCGTCCCCGTGATCGCCGACGGCGGTCTGCAGTATTCGGGGGACATCGCCAAAGCGCTGGCGGCGGGCGCGTCGACGGCGATGCTGGGCTCCCTGCTGGCCGGCACCGCCGAGGCTCCCGGCGACCTGATCTTCGTCAACGGCAAGCAGTTCAAGAGCTACCGCGGCATGGGCTCGCTGGGCGCGATGCAGGGTCGAGGCGCTGCCGGATCCACCGGGCGCAGCTATTCCAAGGACCGCTATTTCCAGGACGACGTGTTGAGTGAGGACAAGCTGGTGCCGGAAGGCATCGAGGGCCGGGTGCCGTTCCGCGGTCCGCTGGCCACCGTCATTCACCAACTCACCGGTGGCCTTCGCGCCGCCATGGGTTACACGGGCGCCTCCGGCATCGAGGGACTGCAGCACGCGCAGTTCGTCCGGATCACCGCTGCGGGTCTCAAGGAGAGCCACCCGCACGACGTCACCATGACGGTCGAAGCCCCCAACTACTACGCCCGCTAG
- a CDS encoding GMC family oxidoreductase → MAPDFDILIIGSGFGGSVSALRLTEKGYKVGVLEAGRRYADHEFAKTSWRLREFLWAPRLGCYGIQRIHLLRNVMILAGAGVGGGSLNYANTLYVPPDPFFNDPQWKNITDWRAELMPHYDQAQRMLGVVKNPTFTDADRIMKEVADEMGVGDTFTPTPVGVFFGVDGEKTPGKTVPDPYFGGVGPARTGCIECGECMTGCRHGAKNTLVKNYLGLAEKAGAQVFPMTTVTGFAQRPDGVWEIKTVRTGRVARKDRRTFTANQVILAAGTWGTQKLLFKMRDTGTLPKLSDKLGVLTRTNSESIVGAGRLEARPDLDLTHGVAITSSIHPSPDTHVEPCRYGKGSNAMGLLQTLMTDGPGPEGSDVPRWKQLLENAGEDPKGMIRMLSPRRWSERTMISLVMQHLDNSITTYTKRGAFGRRRMTSKQGHGEPNPTWIPVGNKVTRRVAEKIDGVAGGTWGELFNIPLTAHFLGGAAISESPENGVIDPYQRVYNYPTLHVMDGASVSANLGVNPSLSITAQAERATSLWPNKGEEDLRPAQGQPYRRLAPIAPKNPVVPIHAPGGLRNLPIEPINTGA, encoded by the coding sequence ATGGCGCCGGATTTCGACATCCTCATCATCGGCTCGGGTTTTGGCGGCAGCGTCAGCGCGCTGCGCCTCACCGAGAAGGGCTACAAGGTCGGCGTTCTGGAAGCGGGCCGCCGCTACGCCGACCATGAGTTCGCCAAGACCTCGTGGCGACTGCGGGAATTTCTGTGGGCGCCGCGGCTGGGCTGCTACGGCATCCAGCGCATCCACCTGTTGCGCAACGTGATGATCCTGGCCGGCGCCGGCGTCGGCGGCGGATCGCTGAACTACGCCAACACCCTGTACGTGCCGCCGGACCCGTTCTTCAACGACCCGCAGTGGAAGAACATCACCGACTGGCGCGCCGAGCTGATGCCGCACTACGACCAGGCGCAGCGGATGCTGGGCGTCGTCAAGAACCCGACCTTCACCGACGCCGACCGCATCATGAAGGAAGTGGCCGACGAGATGGGGGTCGGCGACACCTTCACGCCCACCCCGGTCGGCGTGTTCTTCGGGGTCGACGGCGAGAAGACCCCCGGCAAGACCGTGCCCGACCCGTACTTCGGTGGTGTCGGGCCGGCGCGCACCGGGTGTATCGAATGCGGCGAATGCATGACGGGCTGCCGCCACGGCGCCAAGAACACTTTGGTCAAGAATTACCTCGGCTTGGCGGAAAAGGCTGGCGCCCAGGTCTTCCCGATGACCACCGTCACCGGATTCGCTCAGCGGCCCGACGGTGTCTGGGAGATCAAGACCGTGCGCACCGGACGGGTGGCCCGCAAGGACCGCCGCACGTTCACCGCCAACCAGGTCATCCTGGCGGCAGGCACCTGGGGCACCCAGAAGCTGCTGTTCAAGATGCGCGACACCGGCACGCTGCCCAAACTGTCGGACAAGCTCGGGGTGCTGACCCGGACCAACTCTGAATCAATCGTCGGCGCAGGACGTTTGGAGGCCCGGCCCGATCTCGACCTCACTCACGGGGTGGCGATCACGTCCTCGATCCATCCCAGCCCCGACACCCACGTCGAGCCGTGCCGGTACGGCAAGGGCTCGAACGCGATGGGCCTGCTGCAGACCCTGATGACCGACGGGCCGGGACCCGAGGGCAGCGACGTGCCGCGCTGGAAGCAGTTGCTCGAGAACGCCGGCGAGGACCCGAAGGGCATGATCCGGATGCTCAGCCCGCGCCGCTGGAGTGAGCGCACCATGATCTCGTTGGTCATGCAGCACTTGGACAATTCGATCACCACCTACACCAAGCGCGGTGCGTTCGGCAGACGGCGGATGACCAGCAAGCAGGGTCACGGCGAACCCAACCCGACCTGGATTCCGGTGGGCAACAAAGTGACTCGCCGTGTCGCGGAGAAGATCGACGGAGTGGCCGGCGGCACCTGGGGCGAATTGTTCAACATTCCGCTGACTGCACACTTCCTCGGCGGTGCGGCAATCAGCGAGAGCCCCGAGAACGGCGTCATCGACCCCTACCAGCGGGTGTACAACTACCCGACGCTGCACGTCATGGACGGCGCATCGGTGTCGGCCAACCTCGGTGTCAATCCGTCGCTGTCCATCACCGCCCAGGCCGAGCGGGCAACGTCATTGTGGCCCAACAAGGGTGAAGAGGATCTGCGTCCCGCGCAGGGGCAGCCTTACCGGCGCCTCGCGCCGATCGCGCCCAAGAATCCGGTGGTGCCGATCCACGCGCCCGGCGGTCTGCGCAACCTGCCGATCGAGCCGATCAACACCGGGGCCTAG